The Amycolatopsis sp. NBC_01480 genome segment CGGCTCCCCCACGAGGATGTCCACGCGCGGGCGCCAGCGCCGCTTGCCGTCCGCGGGCTTGAGCGTCCCGCGAGTCGCGACCGGCAGCACCGTCGCACCTCCCGAGCGCACCAGCCACGCGGCGCCGCGCTCGGCCGCGGCCACGTCACCGGACCCGCGGGTGCCCTCCGGGAAGATCCCGACGACGCCGCCCGCCTTCAGCACGCCGACCGCGGTCATCAGCGGCTTGCGGTCGATCTCGCCGCGCTTGACCGGGATCTGGCCGATCGCCCGCAGGAACCGCCCGGCGGCGCCCTTGAACATCTCGTCCTTGACCAGGAACGCCGAGCGCCGCGGCAGCATTCCGAAGATCAGCTGCGGCTCGATCATGGAGCTGTGGTTGGCGACCACCACCACCGGCCCGGTGGCGGGCATCCGCTCCCGGCCGTGCACGCGGATCCGGAACGCCGACCGCAGATGGTACCGGGCGAAGACGCGGCCCGCGTCGTGCAGGAGGCCGATCGCGCCCTCGGGGAGAGCGCTCGCGGTCACCGCGCGACCTCGGCCCCGTTGACCTCGGGGGCCCCGGCGGCTTCGGTGGTCCTGGCAGTTTCGCTTGCCCCAGCGGCATTCTCGGTCACAGAGGCGCTTTCGGCCTCGGCCGCGCAGCCGTCGAGGAGGCCGCGGCGGCAGGCCAGTTCGGCCAGCGCCACGATCACCTGGTCGATGGTCAGCTCCGAGGTGTCGACCGGCACCGCGTCCTCGGCCGCGCGCAGCGGCGACGTCGCGCGCGTCGAGTCGAGGTGGTCGCGGCGCTCCACGGACTCGCGCGCGGCCTCGACCGAGGACTGCCGCCCGGCGGCGCTGTCCTGGCCGCTGCGGCGCGCGGCGCGGACGTCGGCGGAGGCGGTGAGGTACACCTTCAGCGGCGACTCGGGCGCGACGACCGTGCCGATGTCCCGGCCCTCCACCACGATGCCGCCGGTCTCGGCGAGCACGTCGGCGATGATCCGGCGCTGGCGCGAAACGAGCAGCTCCCGTACCTGCGGCACCGCCGAGACGGCCGAAACCGCCTGTGTGACCTCGGGCCCGCGGATGTCGGCGGCGACGTCCTCGCCGGCCAGCCGCAGCTCCGGGTGGTCGGGGGTGGTGCCGATGGTGAAGTCGGCTTCGTGCGCGCGGTGGCCGACGGCGTCGGAGTCGGCCGGGTCGTCCCCGGCCCGCAGCACCGCGAGCGTCACGATGCGGTACATCGCGCCGGTGTCGAGGTAACCCGCGCCGAGCCGGGCGGCGAGCTTGCGCGCGACCGTGGTCTTGCCGGTTCCCGACGGGCCGTCCAGCGCCACCACACCACGTAGGGCTCCCGTCACCGATGCTCTCCTCGCGTCGTCCTGCTCACCGTCCGGTCGCCCTTCATTCTGCCCGCCGCCCGTCCCGGCCGGTCAGGTGGCTCACCTAGGAGTGCTAGACAAACTAGCGTCGCTAAGTTAGCGTCGGCACCGTCGCTAGCAATGCTAGATATCCGGAGGAATCACCATGCTCGTCACCGCTTACGTGCTCGCCGGCCTCGTCGGGCTCGGGATCATCTACGTTGGCCTCAGCTACCTGTTCGCACCGGAGAAGACGGCCAGAGGCTTCGGCCTGGCCACGATCCCGACCGGCACCCCGGCGTTCTTCCAGATCAAGGGCGTGCGCGACCTCGGGACCGGGCTCGTGGTGGGCGCGGCCATGCTGGCGGGCGGCCCGCACGTGGTCGGCTGGGTCCTGCTCGCCGAGGTCTTCATCCCGGTCGGCGACATGCTGATCATCTTGCGGCACAAGGGAAAGCGCGCCGTGGCGTTCGGCGTCCACGGGCTGACCGCCGCGGTGATGGTCGTGACCACCCTGCTGCTGATGCTCGGCTGAGCCGTACGAAACGGACAATGGGT includes the following:
- the cmk gene encoding (d)CMP kinase — translated: MVALDGPSGTGKTTVARKLAARLGAGYLDTGAMYRIVTLAVLRAGDDPADSDAVGHRAHEADFTIGTTPDHPELRLAGEDVAADIRGPEVTQAVSAVSAVPQVRELLVSRQRRIIADVLAETGGIVVEGRDIGTVVAPESPLKVYLTASADVRAARRSGQDSAAGRQSSVEAARESVERRDHLDSTRATSPLRAAEDAVPVDTSELTIDQVIVALAELACRRGLLDGCAAEAESASVTENAAGASETARTTEAAGAPEVNGAEVAR
- a CDS encoding lysophospholipid acyltransferase family protein — protein: MTASALPEGAIGLLHDAGRVFARYHLRSAFRIRVHGRERMPATGPVVVVANHSSMIEPQLIFGMLPRRSAFLVKDEMFKGAAGRFLRAIGQIPVKRGEIDRKPLMTAVGVLKAGGVVGIFPEGTRGSGDVAAAERGAAWLVRSGGATVLPVATRGTLKPADGKRRWRPRVDILVGEPFTPKVGPGRTGLDQGTEELRGELAALVQTLDDWRAENRIGSP
- a CDS encoding DUF4267 domain-containing protein, with protein sequence MLVTAYVLAGLVGLGIIYVGLSYLFAPEKTARGFGLATIPTGTPAFFQIKGVRDLGTGLVVGAAMLAGGPHVVGWVLLAEVFIPVGDMLIILRHKGKRAVAFGVHGLTAAVMVVTTLLLMLG